The proteins below come from a single Rhodohalobacter sp. SW132 genomic window:
- a CDS encoding PLDc N-terminal domain-containing protein → MSAISLLLLIICVLSIWATIDLFMEIKKGDKFELWWVFVFLLFPFVGPLIYFQYKY, encoded by the coding sequence ATGTCAGCAATCAGTCTTTTACTACTTATCATATGTGTGCTCTCTATATGGGCCACAATTGATCTTTTTATGGAGATCAAAAAGGGAGATAAATTTGAACTTTGGTGGGTATTCGTATTTCTGCTTTTCCCGTTTGTCGGGCCGCTTATCTATTTTCAATACAAGTATTAG